The Urbifossiella limnaea genome has a window encoding:
- a CDS encoding WD40 repeat domain-containing protein, giving the protein MTADTLRCPGCRRRVRVPAGTDPGRSRCSKCRTRLRAAAADDAYRVFAATVADDPPADEPISLDECEPISTAGPATVELPPPVKVPAAVGGAHPLRGRVTAVFTPFGLFVEREANRPLVFAPVGTVAVAAGRALRLSLPGGPLALLLPTPQLTADTAAFLAGTRPVPDVPVRRRPVWLRPAAALLVLVLVGAAFVGGVALYLTQRPPPPVEPPLAPPPVELPPVEPPPAPPTPTEPPSYFDLMTRDGTTRLPDGPAAVTALAVTPDGSETMVGYADGTTWAWRLDQPTFEPPRVGPRGLGPVRRITFGGDHVFLAGDSGLSVAAARAPRLTLLVPGAPAAALPEPNRERFAAVRGDKLTVRYAPLALLTDPPAARVKQGVVTSTPKDETIPAGPWQDVPAPGVTFLAWHPAGKLLYGTPDGTVVTRPPPPKGGAPTPRLHRAPVRAWAVGPTWPDFATGDDAGVVGVWPAGGAAPFPLKVGSAAVRQLAFSPCGGELAVADAAGAVAVWNLPTRAKVFESFRLGERVIAYGPRADVLMVSDGKGVELWWLEGR; this is encoded by the coding sequence ATGACCGCCGACACGCTCCGCTGCCCCGGCTGCCGCCGGCGCGTCCGGGTGCCGGCCGGCACCGACCCCGGCCGGTCGCGCTGCTCGAAGTGCCGCACCCGCCTCCGCGCGGCCGCCGCCGACGACGCCTACCGCGTCTTCGCCGCCACCGTCGCCGACGACCCGCCGGCCGACGAGCCCATCTCTCTTGACGAGTGCGAGCCGATCTCGACGGCCGGCCCGGCCACGGTCGAGTTGCCGCCGCCGGTCAAGGTGCCGGCCGCGGTCGGCGGCGCGCACCCGCTCCGCGGCCGCGTCACCGCCGTGTTCACGCCGTTCGGCCTGTTCGTCGAGCGCGAGGCGAACCGGCCGCTGGTGTTCGCCCCCGTCGGCACCGTCGCCGTCGCCGCCGGCCGCGCGCTCCGCCTCAGCCTCCCCGGCGGGCCGCTCGCCCTCCTCCTCCCGACGCCACAGCTGACCGCCGACACGGCCGCGTTCCTGGCCGGCACCCGCCCCGTCCCCGATGTCCCTGTCCGCCGCCGGCCCGTCTGGCTCCGCCCGGCCGCGGCGCTGCTCGTGCTCGTACTCGTCGGTGCGGCGTTCGTCGGCGGCGTGGCGCTTTACCTGACCCAGCGACCGCCGCCGCCGGTCGAACCCCCGCTGGCGCCGCCACCCGTGGAGCTGCCGCCGGTCGAGCCGCCGCCCGCGCCGCCGACGCCGACCGAGCCGCCGAGCTACTTCGACCTGATGACGCGCGACGGCACCACGCGGCTGCCCGACGGCCCCGCCGCGGTCACCGCGCTGGCCGTGACGCCGGACGGCAGCGAAACAATGGTCGGCTACGCCGACGGCACCACGTGGGCGTGGCGGCTCGACCAGCCGACGTTCGAGCCGCCGCGCGTCGGCCCGCGTGGCCTCGGCCCGGTCCGCCGCATCACGTTCGGCGGCGACCACGTGTTCCTCGCCGGTGACAGCGGGCTGTCAGTGGCCGCCGCCCGCGCGCCGCGGCTGACGCTGCTCGTCCCCGGCGCGCCGGCGGCGGCGCTGCCGGAGCCGAACCGGGAGCGGTTCGCCGCGGTGCGCGGCGACAAGCTGACGGTCCGCTACGCGCCGCTGGCGCTGCTGACGGACCCGCCGGCGGCGCGGGTCAAGCAGGGCGTCGTCACCAGCACGCCGAAGGACGAGACGATCCCCGCCGGCCCGTGGCAGGACGTGCCCGCGCCGGGGGTCACATTCCTGGCCTGGCACCCGGCCGGGAAGCTGCTGTACGGCACGCCGGACGGCACGGTCGTCACCCGCCCGCCGCCGCCGAAGGGGGGTGCTCCGACGCCGCGGCTGCACCGGGCGCCGGTGCGGGCGTGGGCCGTGGGGCCGACGTGGCCCGACTTCGCCACGGGCGACGACGCCGGCGTGGTGGGCGTGTGGCCGGCCGGGGGGGCGGCGCCGTTCCCGCTGAAGGTGGGGTCAGCGGCGGTGAGGCAGCTGGCGTTCAGCCCGTGCGGCGGCGAGCTGGCCGTGGCCGACGCGGCGGGGGCGGTCGCGGTGTGGAACCTGCCGACGCGGGCGAAGGTGTTCGAGTCGTTCCGCCTCGGCGAGCGGGTGATCGCCTACGGGCCGCGGGCCGACGTGCTGATGGTGTCCGACGGGAAGGGCGTGGAGCTGTGGTGGCTAGAGGGGCGATGA